The Amycolatopsis sp. QT-25 genomic sequence CGAAGTAATCCGCGCCGCGGCCTTTGAAACTGCGCAACGGATTCAGCGTCTCGATCTTCACCAGCACGTTCCGGCCGAGTCGATCGTTGAGCTGTTCGTCGCTGTACTGCGGGGAATTCAGGAAAACGGGGTCGATCACCTTCGCCGCCTCGGCGACGTTGTCCAGCTTCAGGTCGATGTCGGTCATGACGCTCAAGCTAGGCCGGGAACCGATCATGGCGATTGTAAATTTTCCCGTTCGCGTGCAAAAATTTTGCGTGCCTCTCGACGAGATAGACCATCTGCTGCTCACCCTCGTCCAGGCCGACGCCGCCCGTCCGCTGCACGACCTGGGTGATGCCGTCGGCCTCTCCCCGAGCGCGGTGCAGCGACGGCTGACCCGGCTGCGCGCCACGAACGTGATCCGCGCCGAGGTCGCCGTGCTCGATCCGGACGTGCTCGGCGCCGGAATGACGTCGGTGGTCCTGATCGCGCTGACCCACGACGACGAAAAGCACCACACGGCCTTCCGCGAACGCATGCTGGCCGAACCCCGTGTCCAGCACTGCTACAGCATCGTCGGGCAGTGGGATTACGTGGTCGTCCTGCTCAGCCCGGATCTCAAGGCGAGCCGGCGCCTGTCCAGGAAACTGTTCGACCAGTACGTCAACCGGTTCGAGACGCTGCCCGCCTTCGAGGTGGTCAAGTCGAGCCAGTCGGTGCCGGTGCCCGGCGTCAGCCGTGGATCCGGCCGCTGAGTTCGGCGAGCCGCGAGCCCGAACCGTTCCACCGCAGCGCGATGATCTCCGCCGCGATCGACACCGCGGTCTCCTCCGGGGTCCGCGCGCCGAGATCGAGGCCGATCGGCGAGGACAGCCGTTCGAGTTCCGCCTCGGTGACCCCGGCTTCGCGCAACCGCGCGAACCGGTCGTCGTGGGTCTTGCGTGAGCCCATCGCGCCGACGTAACCGACGTCGAGGCGCAACGCGACCTCCAGCAACGGCACGTCGAACTTCGGATCGTGGGTGAGCACGGCGATCGCGGTCCGGCCGTCGATCCGGCCCGCGTCGGCTTCGGCCGCGAGATAGCGATGCGGCCAGTCGACGACGACCTCGTGCGCGTCGGGGAACCGGCTCTTCGTCGCGAACACGGGCCGCGCGTCGCAGACCGTGACCTGGTAGCCGAGATACGC encodes the following:
- a CDS encoding Lrp/AsnC family transcriptional regulator, with product MPLDEIDHLLLTLVQADAARPLHDLGDAVGLSPSAVQRRLTRLRATNVIRAEVAVLDPDVLGAGMTSVVLIALTHDDEKHHTAFRERMLAEPRVQHCYSIVGQWDYVVVLLSPDLKASRRLSRKLFDQYVNRFETLPAFEVVKSSQSVPVPGVSRGSGR